In the Ctenopharyngodon idella isolate HZGC_01 chromosome 21, HZGC01, whole genome shotgun sequence genome, CTGTGGGACGATCAGATATCACCTCATACACCCTTTTCTCACTCTTATCTGTGATCTCAGACTGAGGGGCCACAATTTGGCCCCAAACTTTACAAACTCTAGCGTGGCTGTTGTGAATATAGTGTTGTAGTAGTGTTTCAATGGGGATTCTGGGTATAAAACACTAAAAGATGTCAAGTTGCTGCAATCTTGCATACTACTGAAGTAGGAAATCTGTACTATAGACTGCATCAGTGTGTAGACTGTACTGTAAATAAAGATGTTCACTACAAACAGCATTCAAGAGACTGAGAAAAGACATTAAATACGTTAAACATGCCCCTTTCGGTTCAACAGAAATGTagaaatacactatattgctaGAATAAgctcataaatatataatacacctgatagtaaacacacacatacagtaaagAAGTAAATAAACAGCGTTAGATTGCAGTGGTTAGTGTAGATAGAGTCCGTTGGGCTAAGCTAGAGAGTAACGTAGCGCTCGTGCTAGTCCTAATTCATTACAGACAAACCTGTAAAGACCGTGTACGTCCACCTAAGTGAAAACGGGTCTCCGGAAGTAAGAACTGACTTTAAAGGGTACTTACAGAAAATATGTCTACATCCGTGGCCGCCATGATGAGGAATGTCTGTGTTTGGATAAGGCGAAAGGGAGCTGCCTGCTTTCGTCTCACTCACCGTCCgctgacacacacatacacacacagcgGTTGGGCTGGAGAATTTACGAACGTTACTATGGTGAAGGCCTTGCTTATGAATTTAAATGACGCAATGTGACGttctgttctgattggctgaaaggCACGAGCGAGGAACGCTGAAAGGCTTGGcttttgaatattaattaggttaCGTGACTTGAAGGATCAGAATGTTTACTTAGAAGCTCGAGATGGCggaattaatattcatgagacaATATTTTGCCATACTAGGATTCGTAATTTCGCAATATGGCTTCTTCCTGGAAACTCCCACTGGCTTCAGGAATGTCTTTTCTCAAGACATGGCAAGATAGAGCTtctaaataaagaaatatggaAGTAATTGTCAATTATGACATAACTGTACACATAACGTTCGTTCAAATACACTCACAGGGACAATTTGTTGATTTATTGAATTATGTTGTACtcatatgattttattttaaaccatttaacaATTTAAAGGTAGCTAGCCAATATTTGGCTAGACTATGTCTTTTCTCCTTGacaaattatgttaaaataagcaaaacaaaataatttaggAATCGGTTTTAAACTTTTCCACAGCCCCGCCCCCATCAACgtctgattttttttacaagagGTCTAACGTGTTTCATTCCGGAAAACAGGTAAGGGCGTGGCGATCAGTCCAGGAGTAAACAGAGTCGTCCTGCTACAGTATGTTTATATCTAGGACGAGTTAAGAAATGGCTCTGACTCAAGAAGCGattttaaacacattattaGAAGGCAGAGGAAAGGTGAAAAACTCCGAGCTGCTGAGCAAGTTCAAAGATCGACTGAACTGCAGTGATCCGGCAGAGAAGAAGCAGAACCGAGATCTCTTCAAGACGTTTGTCAACAACGTTGGCGTTGTTAAAGAATTCCAGGATACCAAGTATATAGTCCTAAAGAAAGTATACCATCACCTACTTGAAGCCTCAAACAATGAGAACAAACAAAGAGAAGATAATGATCATGAAGGTGGATCACATCCAGAGGAAGATGAGAAGGAACAAAATGGAGAAGGTAAGAAGTCACTGAGCACTGAGGCTTCAGACGGCACCGCAGAACTTTCTCCCATAGAAGTTGCCTTGGAAAGAAGCAAGAATGTGGACTTTAAACCTAAAAAGTCTTTAAATTTCATTGTACCGCTTAAGTCTGACCCTGACTACTCTGATGACAAACATGGAGCGGCCAAGACAAACAAACCATTTGCGCTACCATTACGAATGCCCCAAACTGACATCAGCCAGCATCACAAGAAGAAGCTGTCCACTGCTGACTCTAAGAGAACGTCTATAGATGGTGTGACCCGCACTAGATACTTCAAGACCCCGAAACAGGCGGATGAGCCAAAGTACAACTCACACCATTGCCCGCTTGACCCCGCGGAGCACGAGTGGATGGTAAAGTCCGCGGCTGGACAGTGGAGTCAAGTGTACGGCCTTCTGTTGAAGGACGCTGAGCTCGCGGAGAAGAAAGACTTCATGTCTGGGTTCACGGCCCTACACTGGGCCGTCAAGTGTGGAAACATTGACATGGTCTGTATGATTATTGAGGTGTCTAGGAAGAACGGTCATGGGGTGGACGTTGACGCCAAGTCCAATGGCGGCTACACGCCACTACACATCGCCGCCATCCACAATCACGACTCTCTAATTGAACTTCTAGTCCAAAAGTATTGCGCCAATGGGAATCTAAGGGACAACTGCGGTAAGAAACCCTACCACTATCTGCGCAAAGGGGTTTCGAGACAGCTGAGGGAGCTTCTTGGAGACCCAAAAGCCGTCCAGCAGGAGGTTCATCAGGTCAGGGAGGACGGTGACCCGCATAGATACCCTAAAAGTCGTCTCTTCCCGACTCATCCGGTGGGGATCAAGAAAAAGAACAAGGGGAGAATCCAGTTCATGTCTTTGGCTGAAGACGTCAGAGCTGAGAGGGAAGAGCCGGCGTCGCATAAACAGAGGCTGGTGTCAGACGTCTTTCCATAAccgaaaaaaaagaatattaatgTGAATCAGCCTTTATCTGAGATTCCAGAAGAATTGTGAACTTCCAAAGAATTCTGTTCTTATTCCGGCTATCAATGATGACTATTCTAACCATTAACCCTTGTGCGTCCTTATggacatttttgactttttcagttttgttttttttgataattttgcctgtgttaatgCCAACTGCATGAAGTTTGGCGcaggtgtgtatttttattggaattttactatttcaccctcatttcctataaaaaatctattttacacTAGTAACACAGAATAGTTCCTCTCAGGACCTTTTGGACAAAAACGTCCCcattgaaacccattaaaaGTGCAATTTTTAATCCCAGGGCCATTTAACTATAAAACGACACAATCTTTGTTAATAGGCTTTCATTTTGTTGGCAAGGCTTCAAAATTTaactttttactattttttttaccattttgtcAGGTTTGGCCTATAAAGCAAACACTCgctttattctttttttctgcttATGCGTATTATGAGTCAATtggataaattatgcagctttaattgtgtgggtgtgttggtgtggatgtcagagtgtggtttgtatgtgtgtgtaataaaaaaattgtgtgtgtgtgcgtgtaacGTTTGAgtgaggaaaaacaaacaaaatcttactgaaagctcattttttgagataccaacctcaaatttggaataCAACgtatttagatttatggctttcaTTTTCTAGAAGTTTTAgagttatattttatataaaatattgttcataaattattttcataaacttaaatctctataactttttttttttgtttcactttttaaactttttttctgccAAGGTACTTTAAAATGAGCTCAAACTTAAGTTTGTGCTCCCAAGCTTCAaatttttatgacagttttttgaCACAGACATTTTTGTCCTCTATAATGGACCtatgtgtatatttttttaattgacgcacaagggttaaagaaattattacttttattcagcaagaacgcgttaaattgatcaaaagtgacaataaataaatgaactttctcttcatcacagtttccataaaaataactgttttcaacattgataataatattgataaataatcagcatattagaatgatttctgaagggtcatgtgactggaataaatttaaaatgtatttaaatataaaacagttcttttgaatggtaatcatatttcacaatattatggttttactgtatttgtgatcaaataaatgcagccttgatgagcagaagaggctTCTTATTCTTTTGAATGTATTCTATTATAgtctaatataatgtttttgtttttcctcaagTCAACAGATTTAAATTGAGTAATTACACATGatatacatttgaaatattCGAGCTCTTTGTCTCAGGGTGCAGGGAGTGTGACTCACTGGGAGTGGACAAAACCTCTCTAATTGTTCTTTTCTGCCGGTTTGTGCATCAGATGTTTGAGGTGTTGGGAAACATttttgagaatatttttgttctagatgtttgttccaaacctgtacgagtttcttctgttgaacacaaaagaagatattttgaataatgtcgGACACCAAACAGTtaatggaccccactgacttccaaaAAAAATGATAGAAGTAAATgactaccgtcaactgtctgatgattaccagcattcttcaaaaatatgtGTTGAGAAACTCAAaccggtttggaacaacttgagggcgagtaaatgatgacataatcttcatttttgagtgaaccaACCCTTCTGAACACATTCAAGTCATACTTTTTATCTCCAGTTTAATGCTGATCATCATGCTTATTTTTAGTCATCCATATCCCAAGATTCCTACGGTCATGGAAAACCTGTAATTATGAACTACACATTGTATCTTATCTTACgaataaatgcattttcttATTTCAAAGTATGCAAATATTATTGAACAGAACTTAATCTTGTGCTTGAACTTTGACTTATATCTGTGATGCTGTTTCTTGAGCCAGCATGAATACGTATCTGTGGGAGAAACAGGCTCAGGCTCGCAATGTGTTTATTGCTTTGAGTTCTCTGCTCATATGAGCTAATTCACGCTCTACTGAGTCTTGCTGACAGTGTGTGCTTGGTTATGGAGATCACTCTTCATTTCTGACCTCAGATCAGCGGTGGATGATGAAATAGCCACAATTGGAAACCAGTGCTGGGAGTTTACGTCAACATGGGTTGACAAGATAAGAACTGAACAATTTTGCTTGCAGCTGCATCTCTTGATGTTCCCATGATGCAGTGGCTGTATTAAACTCTGACCCTCTGCCCTTGAGATGGAGCACGTGTTCCTCTGTCTGTATTCATTAGAAGAGAAGCAAAATGCCTTAAGACACGCATGTGCATGATTCAGCATGTGTGACAGAACTTCACTCTGATTGGAGCTTAGACGCTTCAgcagtagaaaaaaaacaagatggATGTGTTTGACCTGCATGGAGAAGCAAATATGATGTTTTAAgcatatttaaagttttttggTGGCCTTATTTACATGATAGTTACATGACATTTCCCCCTAATTTTTTATATGCATCATGAAAACACCTGtaacatttacatatataattGACTTAGAGATTCACTCATTTGAATTTTAGGCTACACATAAAACAAATCacgttattttttattcatgtagcacttttcacaattaatgttatttcaaagcatttttacagaaaattgtGCCTAGTTGTAATGAAACAGCGAGAAAATTCCATTTACACACTTTATTCATTAAACCAAAGGTAATGGAATTCATGCATCCCACATTAACAAAACCACAAGATGGCAGCAAAACTGATGCACTAACATTCACAGCACACTGATAGTGGACAAACGCTCATTTACAGTCTCTAAATCCACATCCAGCAGTTGTACATTCAAAGCACAATCTGATCGCTCAATTCCAGATGAAATGGATAATGGTGGTATTAATGACAGTTTCTGATGATCATAAACGCATCCATGTTGTCACTATGTGCTTTCATGTGACTTAGAAATTTCTTCAGGCCATTTAAACATGAGCTCTTGACAGAAAAGACTAGGAATCGCCCTCTGCCCAAAGGCCAAAACAAACTTTAATTTGTTTAACCAACCGAGAAGCCAAATGTTCATGTATTCCACAAGAAAAGCTAATGAAAATGTGGAGCGAGAGCCGAGAAAACATTTCTGAGAGTTCAATTTCCTTGACAATGTTCAATTTAAAGCATTGAATGACTGTAAAgtgcacaacacacacactgacatggATCTGCAATGTGGACGTGTCAACAATAAGTACTATAATAGACGGAAGTAATGGATGTTCCCAGTCAAAGTGCAAAGTACACTTTAACCCCTTAATACACTTTAACCCTGATCAGTTCAAAACATTTGGGCTTTTGAAAACACTTGATGAGAGTAGCATCTAACAAAGCAGCTAATCTGAATCAGTTGTGGATTCGTGAATCACAGATTAGTTTCGGTGtagctaacaaaaatattttataagaacattttgctaatgtttttattaaatgtgcagtatgtaatattgacagctagcggttgaaatgggtactgcagtccaaattcaaaatattgaagaGTTGTTTTTCCCGcctctcctcctcagactcgac is a window encoding:
- the LOC127504247 gene encoding ankyrin repeat domain-containing protein SOWAHB-like translates to MALTQEAILNTLLEGRGKVKNSELLSKFKDRLNCSDPAEKKQNRDLFKTFVNNVGVVKEFQDTKYIVLKKVYHHLLEASNNENKQREDNDHEGGSHPEEDEKEQNGEGKKSLSTEASDGTAELSPIEVALERSKNVDFKPKKSLNFIVPLKSDPDYSDDKHGAAKTNKPFALPLRMPQTDISQHHKKKLSTADSKRTSIDGVTRTRYFKTPKQADEPKYNSHHCPLDPAEHEWMVKSAAGQWSQVYGLLLKDAELAEKKDFMSGFTALHWAVKCGNIDMVCMIIEVSRKNGHGVDVDAKSNGGYTPLHIAAIHNHDSLIELLVQKYCANGNLRDNCGKKPYHYLRKGVSRQLRELLGDPKAVQQEVHQVREDGDPHRYPKSRLFPTHPVGIKKKNKGRIQFMSLAEDVRAEREEPASHKQRLVSDVFP